One Scomber scombrus chromosome 1, fScoSco1.1, whole genome shotgun sequence DNA segment encodes these proteins:
- the mns1 gene encoding meiosis-specific nuclear structural protein 1, whose product MCPLDPYNLQIPAGHSKLTSRNWARLICERQSREQHRQEEARRVDRERQQQAGQRGEDSFERKRHLRQLQEEHKERQMESALMKAEEERTNREKQLEQEERLAKELARINCEKQRDEKMRQYIKANSMELRELEAKLKSAYLNKERAAQIAEHEAMRFETMREEADFSRKMKRDHERATVEQQKLEQRRHEELQGYQRALEQQLMERERKRQEAYEEFLKEKLMVDEIVRKIYEEDQMERQLKMEKVRATQQHIEEFQEQQAEWRRMEQEKMEAENRRIMEFASRQKEKEESRMAKMQEREEAKQHLHKILSEKIGEEKRQREEMEKIREELYLEEQEEANRQRDIEAMEKKIRQRLMMQQTCQEQMAFKEMQRQAEKEEEEAFRKIMMAKFAEDDRIEQMNAQKRRMKQLEHKRAVQKLIEDRRRQHEADLELEAKERAIEQERENVRRQIIEEERQRLLKNHATKLLGYLPKGLLREDDLEHFDEDFRKNFKARQADLFEDGWEGE is encoded by the exons ATGTGCCCCCTCGACCCCTACAATCTGCAGATTCCTGCTGGTCATTCCAAGCTCACA AGTCGTAACTGGGCCAGGCTAATATGTGAGCGGCAGAGCCGGGAGCAGCACCGGCAGGAGGAGGCCCGGCGggtggacagagagagacagcagcaggccGGCCAGAGGGGCGAGGACAGCTTTGAGAGGAAGAGACACCTGAGACAGCTTCAGGAGGAGCACAAGGAGAGGCAAATGGAGAGCGCTCTGATGAAG gcagaggaggagagaacaAACAGGGAGAAGCAACTTGAGCAGGAGGAGAGACTGGCTAAAGAGCTGGCCCGCATCAACTGTGAGAagcaaagagatgaaaaaatgaggCAGTATATTAAAGccaacag CATGGAGCTTCGAGAATTGGAGGCGAAGCTGAAGTCTGCGTATCTGAACAAGgaaagagctgcacagattGCGGAGCACGAAGCTATGAGGTTTGAGACAATG CGTGAGGAGGCAGACTTCAGCCGCAAGATGAAGCGTGATCATGAGCGAGCGACCGTTGAGCAGCAGAAGCTGGAGCAGAGACGCCATGAGGAGCTCCAGGGGTACCAGAGAGCGCTGGAGCAGCAGCTCATGGAGAGGGAGCGCAAGAGACAAGAGGCATATGAGGAGTTCCTCAAGGAGAAGCTGATGGTCGACGAGATTGTCAGGAAGATTTACGAGGAGGATCAGAT GGAGAGACAGCTGAAAATGGAGAAGGTCCGAGCCACTCAGCAGCACATTGAAGAGTTCCAGGAGCAGCAGGCCGAGTGGAGACGCATGGAGCAAGAAAAGATGGAGGCTGAGAACAGACGCATCATGGAGTTTGCGAGCCGtcagaaggagaaggaggagagcagGATGGCTAAGatgcaagagagagaggaagcgaAGCAGCACCTCCATAAAATA CTCTCTGAGAAGATTGGAGAGGAGAAGCGGCAACgggaagagatggagaaaatCCGTGAGGAACTTTATCTCGAGGAACAAGAAGAGGCTAACAGGCAAAGAGATATT GAAGCGATGGAGAAGAAaatcagacagaggctgatgaTGCAGCAGACCTGCCAGGAGCAAATGGCTTTCAAAGAGATGCAGAGGCAGgcggagaaagaggaagaggaggcttTCCGCAAAATTATGATGGCTAAGTTTGCTGAGGATGATCGGATAGAGCAGATGAACGCCCAGAAACGACGCATGAAGCAGCTCGAGCACAAACGTGCGGTGCAGAAACTGATAGAGGACAGAAGACGGCAGCATGAGGCCGACCTG GAGCTGGAGGCCAAAGAAAGGGCGATTGAGCAGGAGAGGGAGAATGTGCGCAGACAGATTATTGAGGAAGAGAGGCAGCGACTTCTTAAAAATCACGCAACAAAACTTCTTGGATATTTACCAAAG